In the genome of Segatella copri, one region contains:
- a CDS encoding plasmid mobilization protein, giving the protein MTNVQEQDKRKGGRPPTGRVRKLSKSVTVKFSKPSYEALRLRARKANRKLAEYIRESALNGEVVCGHNTEAVAIAKNLIGMANNLNQLTKLSHQRGFHETHVFVVDLLRRLKAILGEYRQASPKSKPCGMSRKEDTT; this is encoded by the coding sequence ATGACAAACGTACAGGAACAAGACAAGAGAAAGGGCGGGAGACCGCCCACAGGCAGGGTTCGCAAACTGTCGAAGTCTGTCACGGTGAAGTTCTCAAAGCCAAGCTACGAGGCTTTGAGGCTGAGGGCGAGGAAAGCCAACCGCAAGTTGGCGGAGTACATCCGTGAGTCCGCCTTGAACGGCGAGGTGGTCTGCGGACACAACACGGAGGCGGTTGCCATTGCCAAGAACCTTATCGGCATGGCAAATAACCTCAACCAACTTACCAAGCTGTCGCATCAGAGAGGTTTCCACGAAACCCATGTATTTGTGGTGGACTTGTTGAGGAGATTGAAAGCCATCCTTGGCGAGTATCGCCAAGCAAGTCCAAAATCGAAGCCATGCGGAATGAGCAGAAAGGAGGATACCACATGA
- a CDS encoding DUF3408 domain-containing protein: MARTKETKMSPEQQEKMTQEVVASLQSSTYGKDYAQEHSSFFEEVENSDLEVVTENVAATTSCMEDEQTNEAQSPPNPQKRISGKQRKATLEEYQQTFLQVPRIDDRKPVFVSSDVRDRLDRVVRILGGRRMSVSGIIENIVRHHLSLYEEDFEAWRKL; this comes from the coding sequence ATGGCAAGAACAAAAGAAACGAAAATGTCTCCTGAACAGCAGGAGAAAATGACACAGGAGGTGGTGGCTTCGCTTCAATCATCCACTTATGGTAAAGACTATGCCCAAGAACATAGCTCTTTCTTTGAAGAGGTGGAGAACTCCGATTTAGAAGTTGTGACAGAGAATGTGGCTGCAACAACCTCCTGTATGGAGGACGAGCAAACGAACGAAGCTCAATCGCCACCGAATCCGCAGAAGCGCATCAGTGGCAAGCAGCGCAAGGCAACACTGGAGGAGTATCAGCAAACCTTCCTCCAAGTTCCAAGGATTGACGACCGCAAGCCAGTCTTCGTCAGTTCCGATGTACGAGACCGTCTTGATCGTGTCGTCCGCATCCTCGGAGGAAGGCGCATGAGCGTATCGGGCATCATCGAGAACATCGTGCGCCACCACCTAAGCCTTTATGAAGAGGACTTCGAGGCTTGGCGCAAATTGTGA
- a CDS encoding helix-turn-helix domain-containing protein: MGFIVFEEEAFNYLDAQLENFVKRMDRIRERSEDKTMNKWLDTQDVCQTLNICPRTVQTLRDNGTLAYTQISHKTYYKPEDVMAIVAVVEDRKKDMRFRKRTG; encoded by the coding sequence ATGGGATTCATCGTATTCGAGGAAGAGGCATTCAACTATCTTGATGCCCAGTTGGAGAACTTCGTGAAGCGCATGGACAGAATCCGTGAGCGCAGTGAGGACAAGACCATGAACAAGTGGCTCGACACGCAGGACGTGTGTCAGACGCTCAACATCTGCCCACGGACAGTGCAGACGCTTCGGGACAACGGAACTTTGGCTTATACGCAAATCAGCCACAAGACCTACTACAAGCCGGAGGACGTGATGGCTATCGTAGCAGTAGTGGAGGACAGGAAAAAGGACATGCGCTTTCGCAAGCGCACAGGTTAG
- a CDS encoding helix-turn-helix domain-containing protein: MSNEVMTRNSEWMNHIVNHLNRMVDNFERAVMNYRPMLGGERFMTDKELCARLQLSRRTLQDYRNNGVIPYIQLGGKILYRESDIQKILMANYREAYRMKGV, encoded by the coding sequence ATGAGCAATGAAGTAATGACAAGAAACAGCGAGTGGATGAACCACATCGTGAACCACCTCAACCGAATGGTTGACAATTTTGAACGTGCCGTGATGAACTACCGCCCCATGCTTGGCGGTGAGCGCTTCATGACGGACAAGGAGCTTTGTGCCAGGCTGCAACTGAGCCGAAGAACCCTGCAGGACTACCGAAACAACGGTGTCATCCCGTATATCCAGCTTGGCGGAAAGATACTCTACCGCGAGTCCGACATTCAGAAGATTCTGATGGCTAACTATCGTGAAGCGTACAGAATGAAAGGGGTGTAG
- a CDS encoding site-specific integrase produces the protein MSRSTFSILPYINRQKVKADGTANILCRITVDGKSAAISTGISCTPQEWNAKKGEVRNARDNGRLASFLAEVKDKYNSLLSTNGIITVEMLKAVLKDKDTTGRFLLNFGDTIVEWYRTAKARQTFLHKRTWQKNLRDFVHSLDKDDIAFEDIDENFGEEYKLFLKRDQGRIDSYVNHCLLWLNMLMYKAVDRSIIRFNPIVKIGYEKKAAPKMTHISKADFIKMLSTPMADERTELARRCFIFASLTSLSYIDVKKLYPRHISENSEGRKFIRKEREKTGVEFFVPLHPIAEKILSLYNTTDDSKPVFPLGEKKDIYLDVHTLGMVLGISNKLGFHASRHTFGVLMLNEDIPIGSIAKMMGHADITSTQVYAQVTEQKISNDMDKLIAKRERNRLSNEKTIGK, from the coding sequence ATGAGCAGAAGTACATTTTCAATTTTGCCTTACATCAACAGACAGAAGGTGAAGGCAGACGGAACAGCCAACATACTTTGCCGCATCACCGTTGACGGCAAAAGTGCAGCCATTTCCACAGGCATATCCTGTACCCCACAGGAGTGGAACGCCAAGAAGGGAGAGGTACGGAACGCAAGGGACAACGGACGATTGGCAAGTTTCCTTGCTGAGGTCAAGGATAAATACAACTCACTTCTTTCCACCAACGGCATCATCACCGTGGAAATGCTGAAGGCAGTGTTGAAGGACAAGGACACGACAGGAAGGTTCTTGCTGAACTTTGGTGATACCATCGTAGAATGGTATCGAACCGCAAAAGCCAGACAAACCTTTCTGCACAAGCGGACATGGCAGAAGAACCTGAGAGACTTTGTCCATTCGTTGGATAAGGACGACATCGCCTTTGAGGACATAGACGAGAATTTCGGGGAGGAATACAAACTATTCCTGAAACGAGACCAGGGACGTATCGACAGCTACGTGAACCATTGCCTTCTCTGGCTGAACATGTTGATGTACAAGGCAGTGGACAGGAGCATTATCCGCTTCAATCCCATAGTCAAGATAGGGTATGAGAAGAAGGCAGCCCCGAAGATGACCCATATCAGCAAGGCAGACTTCATCAAGATGCTCTCTACCCCGATGGCTGACGAGCGAACGGAGCTTGCACGCAGATGTTTCATTTTTGCCTCGCTCACCTCCTTATCCTATATAGATGTAAAGAAACTGTACCCTCGCCATATCAGTGAGAACTCCGAGGGTAGGAAGTTCATCCGCAAGGAAAGAGAGAAGACAGGCGTGGAGTTCTTCGTGCCACTCCATCCGATAGCCGAGAAGATTCTTTCGCTCTACAATACCACGGACGACAGCAAGCCTGTTTTTCCACTGGGTGAGAAGAAAGACATCTATCTTGATGTGCATACCCTTGGAATGGTGCTTGGCATAAGTAATAAGTTGGGATTCCACGCCAGCCGCCATACATTCGGAGTCTTGATGCTCAACGAGGACATTCCCATCGGCAGCATAGCCAAGATGATGGGACACGCAGACATCACAAGCACACAGGTCTATGCGCAGGTGACGGAGCAGAAGATTTCAAATGACATGGATAAGCTTATTGCCAAGCGGGAAAGGAACAGATTATCGAACGAAAAAACTATTGGAAAATGA
- a CDS encoding site-specific integrase yields MKIEKFKVLLYLKKSGLDKNGKAPIMGRITVNRTMAQFSCKLSCTPSLWNPRASRLEGKSKEAVETNKDIEQLLLSIQKAFDVLVEKRTDFEAKDVKEALQGSVKTQTTLLSFVDEHISELSTHEGIDMSKSSVCTYRKIRKNLAEFIGEKYRLTDLAFGQLTEPFISDFHHYLLDEKGFSSGTITIYVSLFKKMCRIAFERGLCRNLLFAHYRVGTPKVTTPKALSMSDFIKIRDVELPEDKPRLSVSRDLFLFACYAGTAFIDTVSITKANVKVLEDGDKWLVYNRKKTGTLARVKLLPEALELMAKYEDGARDTLFPLLSTNRVRIDLITICKLAETSKTYSYHSGRHSFASLITLEAGVPMETICKMLGHKDVKMTQRYARVTQKKLFEDMDKFIAATEKDFILAL; encoded by the coding sequence ATGAAAATCGAAAAATTCAAGGTGTTGCTCTACCTAAAAAAGAGCGGATTGGACAAGAATGGAAAAGCTCCCATCATGGGACGCATCACGGTGAACAGGACTATGGCGCAGTTCTCCTGCAAGTTGTCTTGCACTCCATCGCTTTGGAATCCTCGTGCCAGCCGATTGGAGGGCAAGAGCAAGGAAGCCGTGGAGACCAACAAGGACATCGAGCAGTTGTTGCTTTCCATCCAAAAGGCTTTCGATGTGCTTGTGGAAAAGAGAACGGACTTCGAGGCTAAGGATGTCAAGGAGGCCTTGCAGGGCAGCGTCAAGACACAGACCACCCTTCTCTCCTTCGTGGACGAGCATATCAGTGAACTCAGCACCCATGAGGGCATCGATATGTCGAAGAGCAGTGTCTGTACTTACAGAAAGATTCGCAAGAATCTCGCTGAGTTCATCGGGGAGAAGTATAGGTTGACTGATTTGGCTTTCGGACAGCTGACCGAGCCTTTCATCAGTGACTTTCACCATTACCTGCTTGACGAGAAAGGCTTTTCATCAGGAACCATCACCATCTATGTGTCGCTCTTCAAGAAGATGTGCCGCATCGCCTTTGAGCGAGGCTTGTGCAGGAACCTGCTGTTCGCCCATTATCGGGTTGGCACTCCAAAGGTTACGACACCCAAGGCTCTCAGCATGTCTGATTTCATAAAAATCCGTGATGTGGAACTGCCCGAAGACAAGCCGAGACTATCCGTTAGCCGTGACCTGTTTCTTTTCGCCTGCTATGCAGGAACAGCCTTCATAGACACCGTTTCCATCACGAAAGCCAATGTCAAGGTGTTGGAGGATGGCGACAAATGGCTCGTCTATAACCGCAAGAAGACCGGAACACTTGCCAGGGTGAAACTCCTGCCCGAGGCATTGGAGCTGATGGCGAAATACGAGGACGGGGCAAGAGATACCCTTTTCCCATTGCTGAGCACGAATCGTGTTCGTATCGATCTCATCACCATCTGCAAGTTGGCGGAAACGAGCAAGACCTATTCCTACCATTCGGGAAGACACTCGTTCGCCAGCCTCATTACGCTGGAGGCTGGTGTGCCGATGGAGACCATCTGCAAGATGCTCGGTCACAAGGATGTGAAGATGACGCAGCGGTATGCGAGAGTGACCCAAAAGAAGCTGTTCGAGGACATGGACAAGTTCATCGCTGCAACCGAGAAGGACTTTATTCTCGCATTATGA
- a CDS encoding helix-turn-helix domain-containing protein has protein sequence MADLYEYSTPELVRLLGVRFKEYRLRCNLTQKEVAELTGLGLTTIHKFENGTAGNLSLATFLLLLKVVGQIDAIDDVLPELPPSPYLMRRDEKKAQRIRHTKQ, from the coding sequence ATGGCAGATTTATATGAATATTCTACTCCGGAGTTAGTACGTTTGCTGGGAGTAAGATTCAAGGAATACAGATTGCGATGCAATCTCACCCAGAAAGAGGTTGCCGAGCTTACGGGGCTTGGCTTGACCACCATCCATAAGTTTGAGAATGGCACAGCGGGTAATCTTTCGCTAGCCACTTTTCTCCTCTTGCTGAAGGTGGTAGGGCAGATTGATGCCATCGATGATGTGCTTCCAGAGCTGCCCCCTTCCCCGTATCTGATGAGAAGGGATGAGAAGAAGGCACAGAGAATTCGTCATACTAAACAATAA
- a CDS encoding type II toxin-antitoxin system HipA family toxin: MVNTLRVMLWDEEIGRLAWDNRRRLSYFTYNPEFLKKGIEVSPLQAPVHGIRAMIPVWGEEARMYQKLPAFLADSLPDAWGNQLFELWRIQNHIPNADITPLDKLSFIGKRGMGALEFLPEVAKTDKAEMIDVKSLADLAERIFIERENAHIMPEESITMQSLLTVGTSAGGRQPKAIIAINKDTGEIRSGQVAGLQDYDYYILKFGDTKYSSAEIEMTYYEMAIKSGIDMMPSRLYEIDGNRNFMTKRFDRDGERKLHTQTLAAISPETDSYEGLVAICRKLHLPETDCQEVFRRLVFNVLSNNTDDHTKNFSFVMDEAGLWRLSPAYDLTYIIDTGGYLPNTGHCMYVRSKLHHISYDDAIQFAKDNGIRRADVIIREVADSLRQFREIAKRHAVQDRWISSIESAINAHLVSWGLEDKDNNLAAFEIDGKSCTDVRIEQAYKGNFHLYASIDGRECKFIIGKNKPEYATIQETGLSNLSKSMLMDLVAKYLLR; the protein is encoded by the coding sequence ATGGTAAATACGTTGAGAGTAATGCTTTGGGACGAAGAAATCGGTCGCTTGGCATGGGACAATCGCCGCAGGCTATCGTACTTCACATATAATCCTGAGTTTTTGAAGAAGGGAATCGAAGTTTCTCCTCTTCAAGCTCCTGTGCATGGTATCCGTGCGATGATACCAGTGTGGGGAGAGGAAGCCAGAATGTACCAAAAACTTCCTGCTTTTTTGGCTGATTCGTTGCCGGATGCTTGGGGTAATCAGCTTTTCGAGCTTTGGCGAATTCAAAATCATATTCCAAATGCTGATATAACTCCGTTGGATAAACTTTCTTTTATCGGTAAGCGAGGCATGGGTGCATTGGAATTCTTACCAGAGGTGGCAAAGACGGATAAGGCTGAAATGATAGATGTCAAGTCGTTGGCCGATTTGGCAGAGCGCATATTCATCGAGCGTGAAAATGCCCACATCATGCCAGAGGAATCTATCACTATGCAGTCCTTGCTTACGGTGGGAACATCGGCTGGTGGACGGCAACCTAAGGCTATCATTGCCATCAATAAAGATACGGGGGAAATACGAAGTGGTCAGGTGGCTGGGCTGCAGGATTATGATTATTACATATTGAAATTTGGAGACACAAAATACAGTTCTGCTGAGATAGAGATGACCTACTATGAGATGGCCATCAAGTCGGGAATAGATATGATGCCATCCAGGCTATATGAGATTGATGGAAACAGGAATTTCATGACGAAGCGTTTCGACCGTGATGGTGAGCGGAAATTGCATACACAGACCCTTGCTGCGATTTCTCCGGAAACCGATAGCTATGAGGGACTTGTGGCTATCTGTAGAAAATTACATTTGCCGGAGACTGATTGTCAGGAAGTATTTCGCAGACTTGTGTTCAATGTCCTTTCCAACAATACGGATGATCATACAAAGAATTTCTCTTTTGTGATGGACGAGGCGGGTCTTTGGCGTTTGTCGCCAGCCTACGATCTTACTTATATTATAGATACAGGAGGCTATTTACCCAATACGGGTCATTGTATGTATGTAAGGTCTAAGCTGCATCATATTTCTTACGATGATGCCATTCAGTTTGCCAAGGACAATGGTATTCGTCGTGCTGATGTTATCATTAGGGAAGTGGCTGATTCACTGCGGCAATTCCGTGAAATTGCCAAGCGGCATGCCGTTCAAGACAGGTGGATCAGTTCTATAGAGTCAGCTATCAATGCTCATCTTGTATCATGGGGATTGGAGGATAAGGACAACAATTTGGCTGCTTTTGAGATAGATGGCAAAAGCTGTACAGATGTTCGTATAGAGCAGGCTTACAAAGGCAACTTCCATTTGTATGCAAGCATAGATGGGCGAGAATGTAAGTTTATTATCGGAAAGAACAAGCCCGAATATGCTACGATTCAAGAGACGGGATTGTCAAATCTTTCTAAATCGATGCTCATGGATTTGGTTGCGAAATATCTGCTGAGATAG
- a CDS encoding suppressor of fused domain protein, whose amino-acid sequence MKRYTIKNLPPSIHKETEDIRLTFAKSRSTFLWCAFKDLLLNETLPMRIIIAILVIGAIGLVALDHPEKSTICLIVLLIYYVRYIWTVNKVYSLYKEGTFPMLTFEGPQNTMSVEEGKRYVRLESPTWEEVDRICFYHNCLVVGMNKKSEYGLLFMWTNDMEKAQQTALDMWRNALDAKASNTKMPEFYSETEVDEISNFIENIFGNYELVLHEIVSPDIHVDIAIIPPTEERNYYTLCTMGVGAHRMNVPDTLRYESLIAERVELLMYLPADWNLSEEASEDERNFWPIRLLKDFARMPIYSDSWMGWGHSLGQEEVELFAEGVPYSAAVLLAPQPDIDNFTSCPLTVGKTVDFFQVFPLTHEELEYKIKCAEDEDCESPTDMLLDHIHADREHWLDYALSRFDYREKK is encoded by the coding sequence ATGAAACGTTATACAATAAAGAACCTACCACCCTCTATTCATAAAGAGACAGAGGATATACGACTTACTTTTGCCAAAAGCAGAAGTACATTCTTATGGTGTGCATTCAAGGACTTGCTTTTGAATGAAACTCTTCCTATGAGGATCATTATTGCCATCCTTGTCATAGGAGCCATCGGATTGGTGGCTTTAGACCATCCTGAAAAATCCACCATCTGCTTGATAGTCCTGCTTATCTACTATGTAAGATACATTTGGACAGTCAACAAAGTTTACTCCTTGTATAAGGAAGGTACTTTTCCGATGCTTACATTCGAAGGGCCGCAAAATACAATGAGCGTCGAGGAGGGGAAAAGGTATGTCCGGTTGGAGTCGCCAACCTGGGAAGAAGTGGACCGTATCTGCTTTTACCACAATTGCTTGGTTGTAGGAATGAACAAAAAATCAGAGTATGGGCTATTGTTTATGTGGACAAACGATATGGAAAAAGCGCAGCAAACAGCTTTGGACATGTGGCGGAATGCCTTGGATGCCAAAGCTTCCAACACGAAGATGCCTGAGTTCTATTCAGAAACAGAAGTCGATGAAATATCCAATTTCATTGAGAACATTTTCGGCAATTACGAACTTGTCCTTCACGAGATAGTCTCTCCTGATATTCACGTGGACATTGCTATCATTCCTCCTACTGAAGAACGCAATTATTATACTTTGTGTACAATGGGCGTGGGAGCGCATCGCATGAACGTGCCTGATACATTAAGATATGAATCCCTAATTGCTGAACGTGTGGAGTTATTGATGTATCTTCCTGCTGACTGGAATCTGTCAGAGGAAGCATCGGAAGACGAACGGAATTTCTGGCCTATTCGTCTCTTGAAAGATTTTGCTCGTATGCCTATCTATAGCGACAGTTGGATGGGTTGGGGACATTCTTTAGGGCAAGAAGAGGTAGAACTCTTTGCAGAGGGCGTTCCATATTCTGCAGCTGTCCTGTTGGCACCACAACCCGACATTGACAACTTCACGTCTTGCCCTTTGACGGTTGGTAAGACTGTAGATTTCTTCCAAGTTTTTCCACTAACTCACGAAGAATTGGAATACAAGATAAAATGTGCCGAGGATGAAGATTGTGAATCTCCTACCGATATGCTGTTAGACCATATTCATGCCGACCGTGAGCATTGGCTGGACTATGCTTTAAGCCGCTTTGATTATCGAGAAAAAAAATAA
- a CDS encoding IS1380 family transposase: MAKVAIKSEKLSPFGGIFSIMEQFDSNLSSVIDSTLGMRCRLYGYQYSEIIRSLMSVYFCGGSCIEDVTTHLMYHLSLHPTLRTCSADTILRAIKELTQDNISYTSDTGKTYDFNTADMLNTLLLNCLLSTGQLKEGEGYDVDFDHQFIEAEKFDAKPTYKKFLGYRPGVAVIGDMIVGIENSDGNTNVRFHQKDTLRRFFERIEQKGLTVNRFRADCGSCSEEIVEEVGKHCMTFYIRANRCGSLYDDIFALRGWKREELGGIEFELNSILVEKWKGRAYRLVIQRQKRIDGEIDLWEGEYTYRCILTNDYESSEKEIVKFYNLRGGKERIFDEMNNGFGWNRLPKSFMGENTVFLLLTALIRNFYKFIMARLDVKRFGLKATSRIKAFVFKFISVPAKWVRTSRQYVLNIYSCNNAYADVFQNDFG; the protein is encoded by the coding sequence ATGGCAAAGGTAGCAATAAAATCTGAGAAACTCTCTCCTTTTGGAGGAATTTTTTCAATAATGGAGCAATTTGACTCCAATCTCTCATCTGTAATCGACTCAACCCTCGGTATGAGATGTAGGCTGTATGGTTATCAATACAGCGAAATCATCCGTTCGCTTATGAGCGTTTATTTCTGTGGCGGCTCATGCATAGAGGATGTCACCACTCATCTGATGTATCACCTCTCGCTTCATCCGACACTTCGCACATGCAGTGCCGACACGATTCTCAGAGCCATAAAGGAACTGACCCAGGATAACATTTCCTACACATCCGACACTGGCAAGACCTACGACTTCAACACGGCAGACATGCTGAATACACTGCTCCTCAATTGCCTATTGTCCACAGGGCAGCTGAAAGAGGGCGAGGGGTATGACGTTGACTTCGACCACCAGTTCATAGAGGCTGAGAAGTTTGATGCGAAACCCACATACAAGAAGTTTCTCGGGTACCGTCCAGGTGTGGCTGTCATTGGCGACATGATTGTCGGCATAGAGAACAGCGACGGCAACACTAACGTTCGTTTCCACCAGAAGGACACGTTGAGGAGATTCTTTGAGAGGATTGAACAGAAAGGATTGACAGTCAATCGTTTCAGGGCAGATTGCGGATCCTGCTCAGAGGAAATTGTGGAAGAGGTCGGAAAGCATTGCATGACTTTCTATATCCGCGCCAACCGCTGCGGTTCGCTCTACGATGACATCTTTGCACTCAGAGGGTGGAAGAGAGAGGAACTGGGCGGCATTGAGTTTGAACTGAACTCCATTCTTGTTGAGAAATGGAAAGGGAGGGCATACCGTCTTGTAATCCAAAGGCAGAAGCGAATTGACGGTGAGATTGACCTGTGGGAAGGCGAATACACCTACCGCTGCATCCTTACAAATGACTACGAGTCTTCCGAGAAAGAGATTGTCAAATTCTATAACCTCCGTGGAGGGAAGGAACGCATCTTCGATGAAATGAATAACGGATTCGGCTGGAACAGGCTTCCAAAATCCTTCATGGGAGAAAACACGGTGTTTCTTCTGCTTACGGCACTCATACGCAACTTCTATAAATTCATCATGGCGAGGCTTGACGTGAAGAGGTTCGGACTCAAAGCAACAAGCCGCATCAAGGCGTTTGTCTTCAAGTTCATCTCTGTGCCAGCCAAATGGGTCAGGACATCAAGGCAGTATGTGCTGAATATCTATTCATGCAACAACGCTTATGCTGATGTGTTCCAGAATGACTTTGGATGA
- a CDS encoding ISL3 family transposase, whose amino-acid sequence MDTIANRCKIIKKIRNNQIKSDINASMAGEKLLMDIFPAIDGFFITSCDFSSTELKMVLVSTATHAFCDRCGQKTTHTRGWQKRTVTMCPLGCKRFVLTLYMRRFYCQSDKHIFVEQQTKWLNKYARFSVRCIELMNQLHIHMSSVSTSKVMRKMGITCCPNTCINHLKKIQRLPDRTARNIGIDDFAKRKGHTYGSVIVDHDTGEILELIDSRDSSIVANVLKQYKKVDTITRDRGRCFIKAIKQGAPSAHAITDKFHVIEDLTSAVFPKILQEFLHKRMELLTQGLVGPIKPQISRGWLYTSIYAVLESMCKDTRRIKKMAEWNTFMDLYARQGLTLSEIHDKTGFDGFKMGKLRNTKYEDLLNPTQLRAYKAIESITNRILCKKSLDYSVVTKGLHSTEKKEILKRLLFLLREKWKEDWKAYDDAYKAFLAKATIRSEEYDLWNSIVHFNWKTKTDTVRLFLQDLHITDLAYYITTFQGILSGEVKMNLYKWINMVIGCGNEKMEKFAKGLIKDYSAINNSIASKLNNGILEGSVNKIKTAKRIMGGRASISLLQIKVSSNLDT is encoded by the coding sequence ATGGATACAATCGCTAACAGATGCAAAATTATAAAAAAGATAAGGAACAACCAAATAAAATCCGATATAAATGCTTCTATGGCCGGAGAAAAACTTCTTATGGACATTTTTCCTGCCATAGATGGCTTTTTTATCACAAGTTGTGACTTCTCTTCCACGGAACTCAAAATGGTTCTCGTGAGTACGGCTACCCATGCCTTCTGCGACCGTTGTGGCCAGAAAACCACTCATACCCGTGGCTGGCAAAAGAGAACGGTCACGATGTGTCCTTTAGGGTGTAAACGGTTTGTTCTCACCCTTTACATGCGCCGTTTTTACTGCCAGTCTGATAAACATATATTTGTAGAGCAACAGACGAAGTGGCTAAACAAATATGCAAGATTCAGTGTAAGATGCATAGAGTTGATGAACCAGCTTCATATACATATGTCATCTGTGTCGACCTCCAAGGTCATGAGAAAGATGGGAATCACCTGCTGTCCAAATACTTGCATAAATCATTTGAAAAAGATCCAAAGACTTCCAGACAGGACTGCCAGGAATATAGGCATAGATGACTTTGCCAAGAGAAAGGGACATACCTATGGCAGTGTTATCGTAGACCATGACACAGGCGAGATTTTGGAACTGATAGACTCTAGAGATTCTTCGATTGTGGCAAATGTCTTGAAACAATACAAGAAAGTCGATACTATCACTCGTGATAGGGGACGATGCTTCATTAAGGCTATCAAGCAAGGAGCCCCATCAGCACATGCTATCACAGACAAATTCCATGTCATTGAAGACTTGACGAGCGCAGTCTTTCCAAAGATTCTGCAGGAGTTTTTGCATAAGAGAATGGAGTTGCTGACTCAAGGTCTAGTTGGTCCCATTAAGCCACAAATAAGTAGAGGTTGGCTTTATACCAGCATATATGCAGTCTTGGAATCGATGTGCAAGGATACAAGAAGAATCAAGAAAATGGCTGAATGGAACACTTTCATGGATCTTTATGCAAGGCAAGGACTGACTTTGAGTGAAATCCATGACAAAACAGGGTTTGATGGATTTAAGATGGGAAAGCTAAGGAACACCAAATATGAGGACTTGCTCAACCCAACGCAACTAAGGGCTTACAAAGCCATAGAATCTATTACAAACAGGATTCTCTGTAAAAAGTCATTGGATTACTCTGTGGTTACCAAGGGGTTACATTCTACAGAGAAGAAAGAAATACTGAAAAGACTTCTTTTTCTACTGAGAGAAAAATGGAAGGAAGACTGGAAGGCATACGATGATGCCTACAAGGCATTTCTTGCAAAGGCAACTATCAGGAGCGAAGAGTATGACCTTTGGAATTCAATAGTTCACTTCAACTGGAAAACCAAGACTGATACAGTCAGATTGTTTCTGCAGGACTTGCATATTACCGATTTAGCCTATTATATAACAACATTTCAAGGCATTTTGAGCGGAGAGGTCAAAATGAACTTGTACAAATGGATTAACATGGTCATAGGATGTGGTAATGAGAAAATGGAAAAGTTTGCCAAAGGACTGATTAAGGACTATTCCGCCATCAATAATTCTATTGCTAGCAAATTGAACAATGGAATCCTTGAAGGTTCGGTCAACAAGATAAAGACCGCAAAGCGAATTATGGGTGGAAGAGCATCGATTTCTCTTTTGCAGATAAAGGTCTCCTCAAACTTAGATACATAA